The Sinomicrobium kalidii genome contains a region encoding:
- the lon gene encoding endopeptidase La, producing the protein MAKSKFLNIDSLSFQGIDEDAELIPLMTPEDEEEIDREELPRELPILPLRNTVLFPGVVIPITAGRDKSIRLIKDANNGDKVIGVVSQKDEEVENPDVEDINSLGTVARILRVLQMPDGNTTVIIQGKKRFEIDQVVSSEPYMKARIKEVKEARPERDNAEFLAIIESVKELSLQIIKNSPNIPSEASFAIKNIESGSFLINFVSSNMNLSVEEKQELLEMNNLRERALATLKYLNVEFQKLELKIDIQSKVRHDMDQQQREYFLHQQMKTIQEELGGVSYEEEIEEMRQKAKGKKWDTKVKEHFNRELAKLQRMNPQVAEYSIQRNYLDLLLELPWGTYSKDKFDLKRAQRILDRDQYGLDEVKRRIIEYLAVQKLRNDMKSPILCLYGPPGVGKTSLGKSIAEALGREYVRMSLGGLRDEAEIRGHRKTYIGAMPGRIVQSLKKAGTSNPVFVLDEIDKLTSSHTGDPSSAMLEVLDPEQNMAFYDNFLELGYDLSRVMFIATANNLSTIQPALRDRMEVINVTGYTIEEKVEIAKRHLLPKQLTEHGLTSDDLKIGKKGLEKIVEGYTRESGVRGLEKQIAKMVRFAAKSIAMEEEYSVKVTPADIEKILGPARMERDKYENNEVAGVVTGLAWTSVGGDILFIESILSRGKGNLTITGNLGKVMKESATIAMEYIKANAEQLGIDPEIFGKYNVHIHVPEGATPKDGPSAGVTMLTSLVSLFTQRKVKKSLAMTGEITLRGKVLPVGGIKEKILAAKRARIKEILLCEDNRKDIEEIKPEYLKGLTFHYVTDMSEVLDLALTTQKVKNAKKL; encoded by the coding sequence ATGGCTAAATCAAAGTTTTTAAATATTGACAGTTTGTCATTTCAGGGGATTGACGAAGATGCGGAACTCATACCGCTCATGACCCCGGAAGACGAAGAAGAGATTGACAGGGAAGAACTCCCGCGGGAGCTGCCCATTTTACCGCTGCGGAACACGGTGCTGTTCCCCGGAGTAGTGATACCTATCACTGCCGGGAGGGACAAATCCATTCGGCTGATAAAGGATGCCAACAACGGCGATAAGGTGATCGGGGTGGTTTCCCAGAAAGATGAAGAAGTGGAGAACCCCGATGTGGAAGACATCAATTCCCTGGGTACCGTGGCACGTATCCTCCGGGTATTACAGATGCCCGACGGGAATACCACGGTGATCATCCAGGGGAAAAAGCGTTTTGAGATAGACCAGGTGGTCTCTTCGGAACCTTATATGAAGGCGAGGATAAAGGAAGTAAAAGAAGCAAGACCGGAGCGGGACAATGCAGAGTTCCTGGCCATTATTGAGTCCGTTAAGGAGCTTTCACTGCAGATCATTAAGAACAGCCCGAACATTCCTTCGGAAGCATCTTTTGCCATCAAGAATATAGAAAGCGGCTCTTTTCTCATCAATTTTGTTTCTTCCAACATGAACCTCAGTGTGGAAGAAAAACAGGAGCTCCTGGAAATGAACAATCTCCGGGAAAGGGCGCTGGCTACACTGAAGTACCTCAATGTGGAATTCCAGAAGCTGGAGCTGAAGATCGACATACAGTCCAAAGTTCGTCACGATATGGACCAGCAGCAGCGGGAATATTTCCTGCACCAGCAGATGAAGACCATACAGGAAGAACTCGGCGGTGTGTCGTATGAAGAGGAGATCGAGGAAATGCGCCAGAAAGCCAAGGGCAAGAAATGGGATACCAAGGTCAAGGAACATTTTAACAGGGAACTGGCCAAATTGCAGCGAATGAACCCGCAGGTGGCCGAGTATTCCATACAACGGAATTATCTCGACCTGCTCCTGGAGCTCCCCTGGGGCACTTATTCCAAAGACAAGTTTGACCTGAAAAGGGCACAGCGCATACTGGACAGGGACCAATACGGACTGGACGAAGTGAAACGGAGGATCATCGAATATCTTGCCGTACAGAAACTGCGTAATGATATGAAATCGCCCATACTGTGCCTGTACGGGCCTCCCGGGGTAGGGAAGACCTCATTGGGGAAATCCATTGCCGAGGCACTCGGCAGGGAATATGTAAGGATGTCCCTCGGAGGATTGCGGGATGAAGCGGAGATCAGGGGACACCGTAAAACCTATATCGGTGCCATGCCGGGAAGGATTGTGCAATCCCTGAAAAAGGCAGGAACATCCAACCCGGTTTTTGTACTGGACGAGATCGACAAACTGACTTCCAGCCATACGGGAGACCCGTCGTCTGCCATGCTGGAAGTGCTGGACCCGGAACAAAACATGGCTTTTTACGATAATTTCCTGGAACTGGGGTATGACCTTTCCAGGGTGATGTTCATTGCTACGGCCAATAACCTGTCGACCATACAACCCGCACTTCGGGACCGGATGGAAGTGATCAACGTTACCGGGTATACCATTGAAGAAAAAGTAGAGATTGCCAAAAGGCACCTGCTGCCCAAACAGCTAACAGAACACGGACTTACTTCCGATGACCTCAAGATCGGGAAAAAAGGACTGGAAAAGATCGTGGAGGGCTATACCAGGGAATCGGGGGTAAGGGGACTGGAAAAACAGATCGCCAAAATGGTACGTTTTGCGGCCAAGTCCATAGCCATGGAAGAAGAATACAGTGTAAAGGTGACCCCGGCGGATATTGAAAAGATACTGGGGCCTGCCCGTATGGAGCGCGACAAGTACGAGAACAACGAGGTGGCCGGTGTGGTCACCGGTTTGGCATGGACCAGTGTGGGTGGAGATATTCTCTTTATAGAATCCATACTTTCCAGGGGAAAAGGCAACCTTACCATTACCGGGAACCTGGGGAAAGTGATGAAGGAGTCAGCTACCATTGCCATGGAATATATTAAGGCCAATGCAGAACAGCTTGGTATTGACCCGGAAATATTCGGTAAATATAACGTGCACATCCACGTCCCGGAAGGGGCAACACCTAAGGACGGGCCGAGTGCGGGTGTAACAATGCTGACGTCACTGGTATCGCTCTTCACCCAGCGGAAAGTAAAGAAAAGCCTTGCCATGACCGGAGAAATAACCCTGCGGGGTAAAGTATTGCCCGTAGGAGGGATAAAAGAGAAGATCCTGGCTGCCAAAAGAGCACGCATCAAGGAAATACTGCTCTGTGAAGATAACCGGAAAGACATAGAGGAAATAAAACCCGAATACCTGAAAGGGCTTACCTTCCATTATGTGACCGATATGAGTGAGGTGCTTGACCTGGCACTTACCACACAGAAGGTTAAAAACGCCAAAAAACTCTGA
- a CDS encoding adenylate/guanylate cyclase domain-containing protein, translating into MKRGLQLKLKQLLAIIIAWMVIGFIIAVYDHLILHTKTSLGPTADYSFAISVMRNVGGGLIGALIGGSLLVFYINVRYRDKPYGYTILIVSVTFVCIIALITLIMAAIIVPFQTGRPLYDPASKEAFYNFVTDSYPVKNGMVWSFIVVMTQLLLQMNSKYGPDTFWNIIKGKYNTPKTEERIFMFLDLNSSTTIAERLGDEAYHALLRDFFADITDPILENHGNIYQYVGDEVVVVWKFEDGKENLQCLRCFSEMKKYIAQKKDRYIQRYGVVPSFKAGIHCGRVVAGEIGVIKRDITYSGDVLNTTSRILGLCAKFREEVIVTSELLSELDSGNGFVIRNLGAIRLKGKEQEVLLVGVREAGAGESWS; encoded by the coding sequence GTGAAAAGAGGACTACAACTTAAATTAAAGCAACTGCTGGCCATTATTATTGCCTGGATGGTCATTGGGTTTATCATTGCGGTCTACGACCACCTGATCCTGCATACCAAAACCTCCCTCGGCCCCACAGCCGACTATTCGTTTGCCATTTCCGTGATGCGGAACGTAGGGGGCGGGCTTATAGGGGCATTGATCGGGGGGAGTTTGCTGGTGTTTTATATCAATGTCAGATACCGGGATAAACCGTACGGATATACCATACTGATCGTAAGCGTTACTTTTGTTTGTATCATAGCCCTTATTACATTGATCATGGCAGCGATCATAGTCCCTTTCCAGACCGGGAGGCCTTTGTATGATCCCGCATCCAAAGAAGCATTCTACAACTTTGTTACGGACAGCTACCCGGTAAAGAACGGCATGGTGTGGTCGTTTATCGTGGTGATGACCCAACTGCTTTTACAGATGAACAGCAAATACGGCCCGGATACGTTCTGGAATATCATCAAGGGAAAGTACAATACACCGAAAACAGAGGAACGGATATTCATGTTCCTCGACCTGAACTCTTCGACGACCATAGCGGAACGCCTGGGCGACGAAGCCTATCATGCATTGCTCCGGGATTTTTTTGCGGATATCACCGATCCGATCCTCGAAAACCACGGCAATATCTATCAATATGTAGGCGATGAGGTGGTTGTGGTCTGGAAGTTCGAAGACGGAAAAGAAAACCTGCAATGCCTCCGCTGTTTTTCGGAAATGAAAAAATACATAGCACAAAAAAAGGATAGATATATACAACGTTACGGCGTGGTACCTTCTTTTAAGGCGGGAATACATTGCGGCAGGGTAGTGGCCGGGGAGATCGGTGTCATCAAACGGGATATTACCTATTCCGGGGATGTACTGAACACCACATCGCGTATCCTGGGCCTGTGTGCAAAGTTCAGGGAGGAAGTCATCGTTACTTCCGAACTGTTATCGGAACTCGACTCCGGAAACGGCTTTGTCATCCGGAACCTGGGGGCCATCAGGCTAAAGGGCAAGGAGCAGGAAGTCTTGCTTGTGGGGGTGAGAGAAGCGGGGGCGGGGGAGTCTTGGAGTTGA
- a CDS encoding DinB family protein, whose product MITRVWHGRTQPEDANSYLKFLLGKGTAEYLQCEGNNSVKVWRQKGTHECHFYTVTEWRSAEAVKSFAGEAMEKARYYPEDKGVLLEFEEKVNHYETFTVSDNRIRDYARQLKELFTGANWHSESLDKKLRDVSPSLAFEQPVPGVHSIAEIIWHCIYWRMVFIRFAQGDTDYRNSTVEKLNFLPIAELKQKGWNGLREELQQSQEEILKLLESKTDDFLSEKTHPEGDTFDFILEGIVQHDIYHLGQIGLVKKIISVSR is encoded by the coding sequence ATGATCACAAGAGTATGGCACGGCCGGACACAACCGGAAGATGCGAACAGCTATCTGAAATTCCTCCTGGGCAAAGGTACTGCGGAATACCTGCAATGCGAAGGCAATAATTCTGTAAAAGTATGGCGGCAGAAAGGAACGCACGAATGTCATTTTTATACGGTGACCGAATGGAGGTCGGCGGAAGCCGTAAAATCCTTTGCCGGTGAAGCTATGGAAAAAGCCCGGTATTACCCGGAAGATAAAGGGGTATTACTGGAATTTGAAGAAAAAGTAAACCATTATGAAACTTTTACGGTTTCTGACAACAGGATCAGGGATTATGCGCGGCAGTTAAAAGAATTGTTTACCGGTGCAAACTGGCATTCGGAGAGCCTGGATAAAAAACTAAGGGATGTAAGCCCGTCCCTGGCTTTTGAGCAGCCAGTCCCCGGAGTGCACAGCATAGCCGAGATCATTTGGCATTGTATTTACTGGCGTATGGTTTTTATCAGGTTTGCCCAGGGGGATACGGACTATAGAAACAGCACGGTGGAAAAGCTGAATTTTCTGCCGATAGCGGAATTAAAACAAAAAGGGTGGAACGGATTGCGGGAGGAATTGCAACAAAGCCAGGAGGAGATCTTAAAACTACTGGAAAGCAAAACGGATGATTTTCTCTCTGAAAAAACACACCCGGAAGGAGATACTTTTGATTTCATCCTGGAAGGTATTGTGCAGCACGATATCTATCACCTGGGGCAGATCGGACTGGTTAAGAAAATAATATCCGTATCCCGGTAG
- a CDS encoding FecR family protein, with protein MDLELLKKYWEGKCSDEETARVEGFLRENPEEADHLLRNEWNRAAATISEKDSLAIREAVFATVNTDKDKTDKPKRFSLSGMKKPLMIAASVILFIAAGTSVYLLQEDRAAHWTVINNVKHKTREVQLEDGTKIWLKPGSSISYSDRFGEEERYIKLQGEAYFDVAEDSLKPFKVLTDNITTRVLGTMFNIKAYAFEEHIQIILTEGSVKVTLKDEDEEREIARMRPGELLNFDKVNNNTSIDSIRNSKEDLYKGNKLVFYNTTIEEALTRISRVYRIPVDMNDLSATDRKKHVSGVFHNTSPVDAMQKILFIHHMKLEQGEGKLLVKKKQQ; from the coding sequence ATGGATTTAGAACTGCTAAAAAAATACTGGGAAGGAAAGTGCTCTGACGAAGAGACGGCAAGGGTGGAGGGGTTTCTCCGGGAAAATCCCGAAGAAGCAGACCACTTGCTGCGCAACGAATGGAACCGGGCTGCGGCGACCATTTCCGAAAAAGATAGCCTTGCCATCCGTGAAGCTGTTTTTGCTACCGTAAATACAGATAAGGATAAAACGGATAAGCCAAAACGTTTTTCCCTTTCCGGGATGAAAAAGCCGTTAATGATAGCCGCTTCCGTTATTTTGTTCATTGCTGCGGGAACTTCGGTTTATCTCCTGCAAGAGGACAGGGCAGCACACTGGACCGTTATCAATAACGTAAAACACAAGACGAGGGAGGTCCAGTTGGAAGACGGCACAAAAATATGGCTTAAGCCCGGGTCGTCCATATCCTATTCCGACAGGTTCGGGGAAGAGGAACGCTATATAAAATTGCAGGGAGAGGCCTATTTTGACGTCGCCGAAGATTCCCTGAAACCTTTTAAGGTACTTACCGATAATATTACCACACGCGTACTGGGAACGATGTTCAATATCAAGGCCTATGCGTTTGAAGAGCACATTCAGATCATCCTTACCGAAGGTTCCGTAAAAGTTACCCTGAAGGACGAGGATGAGGAACGCGAAATTGCCAGGATGCGCCCGGGTGAATTACTGAATTTTGACAAGGTCAACAACAATACCAGTATAGATTCCATACGCAACAGCAAAGAAGACCTGTATAAAGGAAACAAGCTGGTGTTTTACAACACCACTATAGAAGAGGCCCTGACCAGGATATCCAGAGTGTACCGGATACCGGTTGACATGAACGATCTGTCTGCAACAGACAGGAAAAAACATGTGTCCGGGGTTTTTCATAACACATCGCCCGTGGATGCCATGCAAAAGATATTGTTTATCCATCACATGAAACTGGAACAGGGCGAAGGGAAACTGCTGGTTAAAAAGAAACAGCAATAA
- the hxpB gene encoding hexitol phosphatase HxpB yields MPATTTAVIFDMDGVLIDSEPAWKKAEYEVFTSVGVHVAPELSEITATMTTAEVTRFWYEQNPWSDKSLDELENEVVDRVGRFILEEGTPMTGIQEVLELFRERNFRIGLSTNSPSRLIPLVLEKAGIAPYFDAVSSSEHETHGKPHPAVYLTTAKKLGTPPEKCIVFEDSVHGLMSAKNAGMKTIAVPSGAEFHLDGFDIADLKLRQLSDFNEQHLISLLGR; encoded by the coding sequence ATGCCCGCAACAACAACTGCCGTTATTTTTGATATGGACGGGGTGCTTATCGATTCCGAACCGGCCTGGAAAAAGGCCGAGTACGAAGTTTTTACTTCCGTAGGCGTACATGTCGCCCCCGAATTGTCTGAAATTACCGCCACCATGACCACTGCCGAAGTAACCCGGTTCTGGTATGAACAAAATCCCTGGAGCGATAAAAGCCTGGACGAATTGGAAAACGAAGTCGTAGACCGGGTTGGCCGTTTTATTCTGGAAGAAGGAACGCCCATGACAGGCATACAGGAGGTCCTGGAACTCTTTCGTGAAAGGAACTTCAGAATCGGGCTGTCCACCAATTCCCCTTCGAGGCTCATCCCTCTGGTGCTGGAAAAAGCGGGCATTGCCCCTTATTTTGATGCCGTGTCTTCTTCCGAACATGAAACTCACGGCAAACCTCACCCGGCGGTTTATCTCACCACCGCAAAAAAACTGGGCACCCCTCCGGAAAAATGTATTGTTTTTGAAGATTCCGTTCACGGACTAATGTCAGCTAAAAATGCAGGAATGAAAACAATAGCCGTTCCTTCCGGAGCGGAATTTCACCTGGACGGATTTGACATCGCCGACCTGAAATTAAGGCAACTGTCGGATTTTAACGAACAACACCTCATTTCACTTTTGGGCAGATAA
- a CDS encoding SGNH/GDSL hydrolase family protein, which produces MKTDIKSTERRNFIKSASLASAGLLGFQTMQAVTTSKQKTTPLNLPEKLTVLFQGDSITDAGRDRGHYYPNDSRGMGLGYVFNIVSHVMANNPKTEWTIYNRGISGNKVYQLADRWQDDCLQLQPDVLSILIGVNDFWHKLNGNYNGTVEIYDRDLRKLLDDTLQKYPDVKLILGQPFAVKGGSAITGKWFPEFSAYRETAEKIAKDYNAVWIPYQEVFDEALKAAPASYWCPDGVHPSMPGAYLMAEAWIKGFTSIYTT; this is translated from the coding sequence ATGAAAACTGATATAAAATCAACCGAACGCAGAAATTTCATAAAGTCTGCATCCCTGGCTTCGGCAGGGTTGCTGGGTTTTCAAACCATGCAGGCCGTAACGACCTCAAAACAAAAAACAACGCCGCTTAACCTTCCGGAAAAACTAACCGTATTGTTTCAGGGCGATTCCATTACAGATGCAGGAAGGGACCGCGGGCATTACTACCCGAACGACTCCCGCGGGATGGGACTGGGTTATGTTTTCAATATCGTGAGCCATGTCATGGCCAACAACCCAAAAACGGAATGGACCATTTACAATCGCGGTATTAGCGGTAACAAGGTATATCAGCTTGCCGACCGATGGCAGGACGACTGCCTCCAGCTACAACCCGATGTACTGAGTATACTGATCGGTGTTAATGACTTCTGGCATAAGCTCAACGGCAATTACAACGGCACAGTGGAAATTTACGACCGCGATCTCCGGAAGTTATTGGATGATACCCTGCAAAAATACCCCGATGTAAAACTCATCCTGGGGCAGCCTTTTGCAGTAAAAGGCGGATCGGCCATTACCGGCAAATGGTTTCCCGAATTCAGTGCTTACCGGGAAACGGCAGAAAAAATAGCTAAAGATTATAATGCGGTATGGATTCCCTATCAGGAAGTTTTCGACGAGGCGTTGAAAGCCGCCCCGGCTTCTTACTGGTGCCCTGACGGGGTACACCCTTCCATGCCGGGCGCTTATCTTATGGCCGAAGCATGGATAAAAGGATTTACATCTATTTACACTACTTAA
- a CDS encoding CGNR zinc finger domain-containing protein, producing MVKNNSINNLNLAGGTLCLDFVNTVDHRKKEPLQDYFLEPNDLIAWGIRLELLPVNTSTLAATPKRKDPLKEIITFRELLYRIFLALSNNETVNADDMKAFNRYLSQYLSNLRLKESKNGFERDWDLPEENISRIIAPVLLDAHDLMLSGRLHRIKECPNCGWLFLDTTKNGRRRWCSMKSCGSNVKALEWYHRRKKGGDVEESRS from the coding sequence ATGGTAAAAAATAATTCCATAAACAATTTAAACCTGGCCGGAGGAACACTTTGTCTTGATTTTGTAAACACTGTCGACCACCGCAAAAAAGAACCGCTACAGGACTATTTCCTGGAACCGAATGACCTTATAGCCTGGGGGATACGCCTGGAGTTGCTTCCGGTAAATACTTCAACATTGGCCGCTACACCAAAAAGAAAAGATCCGCTAAAAGAAATCATCACTTTTCGTGAATTACTATACCGCATATTTTTAGCATTGAGCAACAATGAAACAGTAAACGCAGACGACATGAAGGCCTTTAACCGTTATCTATCACAATATCTTTCCAATTTAAGGTTAAAGGAAAGCAAGAACGGTTTTGAAAGGGACTGGGACCTGCCCGAAGAAAACATTTCCCGGATCATTGCCCCCGTTCTGCTGGATGCTCATGACCTGATGCTGTCCGGCAGGCTACACCGGATAAAGGAATGTCCGAATTGCGGCTGGCTCTTCCTGGACACCACCAAAAACGGCAGGCGGCGCTGGTGCAGCATGAAGAGTTGCGGCAGCAATGTCAAGGCCCTGGAGTGGTATCACAGGCGGAAGAAAGGAGGAGACGTTGAGGAGTCTCGGAGTTGA
- a CDS encoding TonB-dependent receptor translates to MERLIAETDYNFLFDESQLEKATLKNKIAIRDRAIRDILRDIDRQVPIEYSIENNNVSVRLVPPQQQKRGRLNGHVYDDQNVPLPGANVIIEGRNGALGTSAGFDGDYDMQLAPGTYTVRISYISFTTQRITDVVIKAGKTTTLDVVLEPSSETLEEVVVTAGYNRRANNIAALNTIRKNEVTAIDGITAEQIARTPDNNVAQVLTRVTGLHVQDNKYVVVRGVSERYNNVAMNNALMPSTEANRRNYAFDIIPSNLIESVIVHKTASPDLPGEFTGGYVNVNTVEIPNKDFLTVKIGTGGNENTFDDFYSLPRYKNDYLGLSSSDSKLPVLANELRKSALAGINEDELLPLSKQMPGNDRFRISRYTQQPTQDYSITLGKIIDLAGDDRLGMTGALTYRNEQTKQGYFEEEPGSRLISGGDRYNFLTRLGGVLNATYAFGVHKISLKNTFYQKLETENTLYNGIDLHEGPAVTGVTEERIVNSFGQSILKGEHNLGMRNTKLDWNLGIASYTRDQPNNIQYEGRSRAASFSSSDRELIFQEFRNPYPPYYYVTARQIESPKDYYSKYEEKRYTAGLNLEIPLSATNSKNKILAGYSGSIRDIDFDQSRYVIRPHGNTNVFDFVGLPVYEVLNQETFDDELFHYYPQSVGVGGVNGLGNGYQGSQNLHAGYFSLDAYLINRLHFSGGLRVEYNDMRTDTGIRDVDLNEDTGEVTISEEPESYTMYETDLLPSANLIYEITPEMNVRASYFRSLARPEFTELGKYTYYDYNLRTVIVSGYRNTDDEGNPILLEQTTVDNLELRWEFYPTPEESFSVSGFYKDFDKPIELQLSANQGEATPLRASYYNLKRATNYGVEIDFRKSFAFLNSSFGENLYLFGNASFIWSDIYYDREDVPVDTGETDEEGNSIYELAVVEESRPLYGQAPYIVNGGLQYTGAHFGFTASYNRVGPRIVLPGGTPFYHEYEKPRDVLDLQFRYAFLQDNRAEFKLNLADIFNDPVIRYYNNIDPETKQERVEYVSQQGIGNLRVPLNDPSGKEYDPEYDLIRRRFDRLRSFMVSFKYTF, encoded by the coding sequence ATGGAAAGACTGATAGCAGAAACCGATTACAATTTTTTATTTGACGAATCGCAATTAGAAAAGGCCACTTTAAAAAATAAAATAGCCATCAGGGACAGGGCCATCAGGGATATACTCCGCGATATAGACAGGCAGGTCCCTATAGAATACAGTATAGAAAACAACAATGTTTCCGTCCGCCTGGTACCGCCACAGCAACAAAAACGGGGAAGACTGAACGGGCATGTTTATGACGACCAGAACGTACCGCTTCCCGGTGCCAATGTAATCATAGAAGGCAGGAACGGGGCACTGGGAACATCTGCCGGGTTTGACGGGGATTACGATATGCAATTAGCACCCGGAACCTATACGGTAAGGATAAGCTATATATCTTTTACCACCCAACGTATTACCGACGTGGTAATTAAAGCCGGGAAGACAACTACACTGGATGTTGTGCTGGAACCTTCCAGCGAGACACTCGAAGAAGTGGTAGTTACAGCCGGGTACAATCGCAGGGCTAATAATATAGCGGCTTTAAATACCATCCGGAAAAATGAGGTTACCGCCATAGACGGGATCACTGCCGAACAAATAGCCCGTACCCCGGACAATAATGTAGCCCAGGTGCTTACCCGTGTTACCGGGCTGCATGTACAGGACAATAAATACGTGGTGGTACGCGGGGTTTCGGAGCGGTATAACAATGTGGCCATGAACAATGCCCTGATGCCCAGTACGGAGGCCAACCGCAGGAACTATGCATTTGATATCATTCCCAGTAACCTTATAGAAAGCGTTATTGTCCATAAAACGGCAAGCCCCGATCTGCCCGGGGAGTTTACCGGGGGCTATGTGAATGTAAATACCGTAGAGATCCCCAATAAAGATTTTTTAACGGTAAAAATAGGGACAGGCGGTAATGAAAATACCTTTGACGATTTTTATTCCCTGCCGCGTTATAAGAACGATTACCTGGGGCTATCGAGTTCTGACAGTAAGTTACCTGTGTTGGCTAATGAGTTGAGAAAATCTGCCTTAGCAGGAATAAACGAAGATGAATTATTGCCGCTTTCCAAACAAATGCCCGGGAATGACCGCTTTCGAATAAGCCGTTATACACAACAACCTACCCAGGATTATTCGATAACCCTGGGAAAGATCATTGATTTGGCAGGCGATGATCGCTTGGGTATGACCGGAGCACTTACGTATCGTAACGAACAAACCAAACAAGGATATTTTGAAGAGGAACCTGGGAGCAGGCTTATTTCAGGCGGGGATCGTTATAATTTCCTTACCCGTCTGGGAGGAGTCCTTAACGCCACTTACGCCTTTGGTGTTCATAAAATAAGCCTGAAAAATACTTTTTATCAGAAGCTGGAAACAGAAAACACGCTGTATAACGGAATCGATTTACATGAAGGACCTGCCGTTACGGGAGTGACGGAAGAACGGATTGTTAATAGTTTTGGACAAAGTATATTAAAAGGAGAGCATAACCTGGGGATGCGAAATACCAAATTAGACTGGAACCTGGGAATTGCCAGTTATACAAGAGACCAGCCCAATAATATACAATATGAAGGAAGAAGCCGTGCAGCCAGTTTTAGTTCTTCAGACAGGGAATTGATATTTCAGGAATTCCGCAACCCATATCCTCCTTATTATTATGTAACTGCCCGGCAAATTGAAAGCCCGAAAGACTATTATAGTAAATATGAAGAAAAGCGCTATACGGCCGGATTAAATCTGGAAATTCCACTTTCAGCTACCAATAGTAAGAACAAGATATTAGCTGGTTATTCCGGAAGTATCCGGGACATTGATTTTGACCAATCCAGATATGTAATCAGACCTCATGGAAATACCAATGTTTTTGACTTTGTCGGCCTTCCCGTATATGAAGTACTTAATCAGGAAACTTTTGATGACGAATTATTTCATTATTATCCCCAATCTGTAGGAGTGGGTGGAGTAAATGGTTTGGGAAATGGTTATCAAGGTTCTCAGAATTTGCATGCGGGATATTTTTCACTGGACGCTTATCTAATTAATAGATTACATTTTTCCGGGGGGCTCAGGGTGGAATATAATGATATGAGAACAGATACGGGGATAAGGGATGTTGATTTAAATGAGGATACCGGTGAGGTTACCATAAGTGAAGAACCGGAATCTTATACAATGTACGAAACAGACCTTTTACCTTCAGCCAATCTTATTTATGAAATAACTCCGGAAATGAATGTCCGGGCCTCTTATTTCCGTTCCCTGGCCAGGCCGGAATTTACGGAACTCGGAAAATACACTTATTATGACTACAATTTGCGAACTGTAATTGTTTCCGGCTACCGGAATACCGATGATGAAGGAAATCCAATACTTTTAGAGCAAACAACGGTAGATAACCTGGAATTACGATGGGAATTTTATCCCACTCCCGAAGAATCCTTTTCCGTTTCGGGTTTTTATAAGGATTTTGACAAGCCTATTGAACTTCAGTTAAGTGCCAATCAAGGAGAAGCTACTCCTTTACGGGCAAGTTATTATAACCTGAAACGGGCCACCAATTATGGAGTGGAGATCGATTTCCGGAAATCGTTTGCTTTTCTGAACTCTTCATTTGGTGAAAACCTTTATCTGTTTGGCAATGCTTCTTTTATATGGTCTGATATTTATTACGACCGGGAAGATGTGCCTGTAGATACGGGAGAAACGGATGAGGAAGGCAATTCCATATACGAACTGGCCGTGGTAGAAGAAAGCAGGCCGTTATACGGGCAGGCTCCCTATATTGTAAACGGGGGATTGCAATATACGGGAGCGCATTTTGGCTTTACGGCCAGTTATAACCGGGTGGGGCCCCGTATCGTACTGCCCGGCGGGACCCCTTTTTACCACGAATACGAAAAACCGCGGGATGTGCTGGACCTCCAGTTCCGTTATGCCTTTTTACAGGACAACCGCGCGGAGTTCAAGCTAAATCTTGCCGATATTTTTAACGATCCCGTGATCCGTTATTACAACAATATTGACCCGGAAACCAAACAGGAAAGGGTAGAATATGTTTCGCAACAGGGAATAGGAAACCTTCGGGTCCCCTTAAATGATCCCAGCGGAAAGGAGTATGATCCCGAATATGACCTTATACGCCGACGGTTTGACCGTCTGCGGAGTTTTATGGTAAGTTTTAAATACACCTTTTAA